The following proteins come from a genomic window of Triticum aestivum cultivar Chinese Spring chromosome 6A, IWGSC CS RefSeq v2.1, whole genome shotgun sequence:
- the LOC123131841 gene encoding zinc carboxypeptidase isoform X1 — translation MAPSAPPPPPLARRLVALALALALAALVSPASAARKIPASVTPISRDLYRPSDTLLSEIKALVARNPDRLTMDTVRASNKGYSAEMLVVTFNHVKKTVHAGSKIKILLSFGQHGRELITSELALSLLYILTEKRKIAGVDLSSFEKILEHLVIKVVPIENFNGRKRVEAGEICDRRNGRGVDLNRNWSVDWGKKEKDYNPFEEDPGTAPFSEPEAQIMQELSKSFKPHIWVNVHSGMEALFMPYDHKNTTPDGAPSHLMRSVLENVNHRNFQDSCLVGSGGGAVGYLAHGTTTDYLYDIAKVPMPFTFEIYGDEKASTDDCFKMFNPVDKITFDRVINKWCMAFLILFEEGLRTLPDDQVVSQGALDNWVPMGGEILERNMDQKSGGENGKLEGLDLGMQELKTYFRLFMLSTFLLMFMFCSRISKNRSRDSDEQSTA, via the exons ATGGCGCCCTccgcgcccccgcccccgcccctcgcCCGCCGGCTCGTGGCCCTGGCCCtggccctcgccctcgccgccctcgTTTCCCCCGCCTCCGCCGCCAGGAAGATCCCGGCCTCCGTCACCCCGATCTCGCGGGACCTCTACCGCCCCAG TGATACCCTTCTGAGCGAGATCAAGGCCCTCGTTGCTCGGAATCCGGATAGGTTGACC ATGGATACAGTAAGAGCTAGTAACAAAGGGTATTCTGCGGAGATGCTCGTTGTTACTTTTAATCATGTGAAGAAAACCGTACATGCTGGCTCGAAGATTAAAATCCTTCTG AGCTTTGGGCAGCATGGCAGAGAACTTATTACCTCTGAACTTGCATTAAGTCTGCTCTACATTTTGACGGAGAAGCGCAAAATTGCCGGTGTGGATCTATCATCCTTTGAGAAAATTCTGGAGCACCTTGTGATCAAA GTGGTGCCAATTGAAAATTTTAATGGCCGTAAGCGCGTTGAAGCAGGGGAGATTTGTGATAGGAGAAATG gaagaggagttgatcttaACAGAAATTGGAGCGTTGATTGGGGAAAGAAGGAAAAG GATTATAACCCATTTGAGGAGGATCCTGGTACTGCTCCTTTCAGTGAACCTGAGGCCCAGATCATGCAAGAACTATCCAAGTCATTTAAACCGCATATCTGGGTGAATGTGCATTCTGGAATGGAG GCATTATTTATGCCATATGACCACAAGAATACTACACCAGATGGAGCGCCTTCTCACTTGATGAGGTCAGTTTTAGAGAATGTGAACCATCGCAATTTCCAAGACAGCTGCCTAGTTGGATCAGGTGGTGGAGCTGTAGG GTACCTTGCACATGGGACTACAACTGATTATCTGTATGACATTGCGAAGGTGCCAATGCCTTTCACATTTGAG ATATATGGAGATGAGAAAGCATCCACCGATGACTGCTTCAAAATGTTCAACCCTGTTGACAAGATAACATTTGAT AGAGTCATTAACAAGTGGTGCATGGCGTTTCTCATACTTTTCGAGGAAGGGCTGCGAACCCTACCCGACGATCAAGTAGTATCCCAAGGAGCACTGGATAACTGGGTCCCTATGGGAGGAGAGATTTTGGAGAGAAATATGGACCAAAAGAGCGGCGGTGAAAATGGGAAACTTGAAGGCCTTGACCTCGGAATGCAGGAGCTAAAAACCTACTTTAGGTTATTTATGCTATCGACATTCCTGCTGATGTTCATGTTCTGCTCGAGGATATCAAAAAACAGGAGCAGAGACTCAG ATGAACAAAGTACAGCATGA
- the LOC123131842 gene encoding butanoate--CoA ligase AAE1 — MAVPFGGRFLSQLFRFRLLFSSLLRRSLSRWGAGPTRPGPFRCGYAVGLDRMTLTVSASCVRPSRAHARSAPLDIGISGSIVFASPKPKTRNNPTTSPTSLPPCSRTSPCLQPASSSPPTGRGMKTMEGAVLCAANHAPLTPLSFLERSALVYPDRPAVVAAAGDAPPRTWRETRARCLRLAAALAGLGVRRRHVVAVFAQNVPAMCELHFAVPMAGAVICALNSRLDAAMASVLLRHSEARVLFMDAALLGVAREALRLLSDAGATPPAVVLIRELLHGCDDDGSTSSLSGTTGTEHEYEALVSGGGSPEFAARWPADENEPIALNYTSGTTSRPKGVIYTHRGAYLNSLAAVLLNDMASMPVYLWTVPMFHCNGWCMAWGVAAQGGTNVCLRKVTGAAIFDAVARHGVTHMGGAPTVLGMIVHAAPEERRPLPPGRKVAVMTGGAPPPPAVLFRMEELGFLVIHSYGLTETYGPATVCTWKPEWDALPAGERAAIKARQGLHHLGLEVDVKDPATMRSVPADGATMGEVMFRGNTVMSGYYKDAAATAEALAGGWFRSGDLAVRVPGDGYVKIRDRSKDIIISGGENISTIEVEAALFAHPAVAEAAVVGRPDEHWGETPCAFVVAKNGERVEPEEVVAFCRGRLPRYMAPRTVVVVEELPKTATGKVQKFALREKAKAMGSLSTSKL; from the exons ATGGCGgtgccatttggaggtcgcttCTTGTCGCAGCTCTTCCGTTTCAGGCTCTTGTTTTCGTCATTGCTCCGTCGATCTCTGTCCCGTTGGGGAGCGGGACCCACGCGGCCCGGCCCTTTTCGGTGCGGATACGCCGTCGGGCTCGACAGGATGACGCTGACGGTGAGTGCGTCGTGCGTGCGCCCCTCGCGCGCGCACGCTCGCTCTGCTCCACTCGATATCGGCATCAGCGGCAGTATTGTATTCGCCTCACCGAAGCCGAAAACCAGAAACAATCCCACCACGAGCCCCACGAGCCTCCCTCCCTGCTCACGAACCTCGCCGTGTCTTCAGCCTGCTAGCAGCTCGCCGCCGACGGGCCGGGGGATGAAGACGATGGAGGGCGCCGTGCTCTGCGCCGCCAACCACGCGCCGCTCACGCCCCTCTCTTTTCTGGAGCGCTCCGCGCTCGTCTACCCGGACCGCCCCGCCGTCGTGGCCGCCGCCGGCGACGCGCCGCCCCGGACGTGGCGCGAGACCCGGGCCCGctgcctccgcctcgccgccgcgctcgccgGCCTCGGCGTCCGGCGCCGCCACGTG GTCGCCGTGTTCGCGCAGAACGTCCCGGCGATGTGCGAGCTGCACTTCGCCGTGCCCATGGCCGGCGCCGTCATCTGCGCGCTCAACTCGCGCCTCGACGCCGCCATGGCCTCCGTCCTGCTGCGCCACTCGGAGGCCAGGGTCCTCTTCATGGACGCCGCGCTGCTCGGCGTCGCGCGGGAGGCCCTCCGCCTCCTGTCCGACGCCGGCGCCACGCCCCCTGCCGTCGTCCTCATCAGAGAGCTCCTCCACGGCTGCGACGACGACGGATCAACATCTTCTTTATCCGGCACGACGGGCACCGAGCACGAGTACGAGGCTCTGGTGAGCGGGGGCGGGTCGCCGGAGTTCGCGGCCCGGTGGCCGGCGGACGAGAACGAGCCGATCGCGCTCAACTACACGTCGGGCACGACGTCGCGGCCCAAGGGCGTGATCTACACCCACCGCGGCGCGTACCTCAACAGCCTCGCCGCCGTGCTGCTCAACGACATGGCGTCCATGCCGGTGTACCTCTGGACGGTGCCCATGTTCCACTGCAACGGCTGGTGCATGGCGTGGGGCGTGGCGGCGCAGGGCGGCACCAACGTCTGCCTCCGCAAGGTCACCGGCGCGGCCATCTTCGACGCCGTGGCCCGCCACGGGGTCACCCACATGGGCGGCGCGCCCACGGTGCTGGGCATGATCGTGCACGCCGCGCCGGAGGAGAGGCGGCCGCTGCCGCCGGGGAGGAAGGTGGCCGTGATGACCGGCGgcgcgcccccgccgccggccGTGCTGTTCCGGATGGAGGAGCTCGGGTTCCTGGTGATCCACTCGTACGGGCTGACGGAGACGTACGGCCCGGCCACGGTGTGCACGTGGAAGCCCGAGTGGGACGCGCTGCCGGCGGGCGAGCGGGCGGCGATCAAGGCGCGGCAGGGGCTCCACCACCTGGGCCTGGAGGTGGACGTCAAGGACCCCGCCACCATGCGCAGCGTCCCCGCCGACGGGGCCACGATGGGGGAGGTGATGTTCCGCGGCAACACGGTGATGAGCGGGTACTACAAGGACGCGGCCGCCACGGCGGAGGCGCTCGCCGGCGGGTGGTTCCGGTCGGGCGACCTGGCGGTGCGGGTCCCCGGGGACGGGTACGTGAAGATCAGGGACAGGTCCAAGGACATCATCATCTCCGGCGGGGAGAACATCAGCACCATCGAGGTGGAGGCGGCGCTGTTCGCGCacccggcggtggcggaggcggccgtCGTGGGGCGGCCGGACGAGCACTGGGGGGAGACGCCGTGCGCGTTCGTGGTGGCCAAGAATGGGGAGAGGGTGGAGCCGGAGGAGGTGGTGGCGTTCTGCCGGGGCAGGCTGCCGCGGTACATGGCGCCGaggacggtggtggtggtggaggagctgcCCAAGACGGCGACCGGCAAGGTGCAGAAGTTCGCGCTCCGGGAGAAGGCCAAGGCCATGGGCAGCCTCTCCACCAGCAAGCTCTGA
- the LOC123130156 gene encoding DIMBOA UDP-glucosyltransferase BX8, which produces MAPGEANTATTGGPRRRRVLVFPIPYQGHINPMFQLAGLLHERGFAITVFHTHFNAPDPSRHPTYDFVPVPDGLPAGSPGTVAATVEHIFAINSSCEAPFRERLAALLEAPGGRDEVACLVADAHLLTLMDVARQRGVPALALRTGSAACFRNFMATPMLCDKGYLPASAESQLDAPVRELPPYRVRDLMAVTGSRHEHDLVCKLLARAVEAVRTSAGFILNTFDALEAADLAATRRDLAGVPVFDVGPLHKLSPASSSSLLQQDRSCLDWLDAQAPASVLYISFGSLASMSGEDLAEAAWGVANSGQPFLWALRPGLARGAALPDGFAAATEGRGLVVGWAPQEEVLAHAGVGGFWTHGGWNSALEGACGGVPMLCRPCFGDQMGNARYVEHVWRAGIALDCGGVLERGAVEAAVRRLMRSEEGDEMRGRAQELRSRAAEAIAEGGSSRHSVDKLVNHIMSLWK; this is translated from the coding sequence ATGGCGCCGGGAGAAGCAAACACGGCCACCACCggcggcccgcgccgccgccgcgtgctGGTCTTCCCTATCCCGTACCAGGGCCACATCAACCCCATGTTCCAGCTCGCCGGCCTCCTCCACGAGCGCGGCTTTGCCATCACCGTCTTCCACACCCACTTCAACGCCCCCGACCCGTCCCGCCACCCGACCTACGACTTCGTGCCCGTCCCCGACGGCTTGCCGGCGGGCAGCCCCGGCACGGTGGCGGCGACCGTCGAGCACATCTTCGCCATCAACAGCTCCTGCGAGGCGCCGTTCCGGGAGCGCCTGGCCGCCCTGCTGGAGGCTCCTGGCGGCAGGGACGAGGTCGCGTGCCTGGTCGCCGACGCGCACCTGCTGACCCTCATGGACGTGGCGCGGCAGCGGGGCGTGCCGGCGCTGGCGCTGCGCACCGGCAGCGCCGCCTGCTTCCGCAATTTCATGGCCACCCCGATGCTCTGCGACAAGGGCTACCTCCCGGCGAGCGCGGAGTCGCAGCTGGACGCGCCGGTGAGGGAGCTGCCGCCGTACCGCGTCCGGGACCTGATGGCCGTCACCGGCAGCCGCCACGAGCACGATCTGGTGTGCAAGCTGCTGGCCCGCGCCGTCGAGGCGGTGAGGACCTCGGCGGGGTTCATCCTCAACACCTTCGACGCGCTGGAGGCCGCCGACCTGGCGGCGACccggcgagacctcgccggcgtGCCGGTGTTCGACGTCGGCCCGCTCCACAAGCTCTCCCCGGCGTCGTCCAGCAGCCTCCTGCAGCAGGACCGCTCCTGCCTCGACTGGCTGGACGCGCAGGCCCCGGCGTCCGTGCTGTACATCAGCTTCGGCAGCCTGGCGAGCATGAGCGGCGAGGACCTggccgaggcggcgtggggcgtGGCCAACAGCGGCCAGCCGTTCCTGTGGGCGCTCCGGCCGGGGCTCGCCCGCGGGGCCGCCCTGCCCGACGGGTTCGCGGCGGCGACCGAAGGCCGTGGACTGGTGGTGGGCTGGGCGCCGCAGGAGGAGGTGCTGGCGCACGCGGGCGTGGGCGGGTTCTGGACGCACGGCGGGTGGAACTCGGCGCTGGAGGGCGCGTGCGGGGGCGTGCCCATGCTCTGCCGGCCCTGCTTCGGGGACCAGATGGGCAACGCGAGGTACGTGGAGCACGTGTGGCGCGCGGGCATCGCGCTGGACTGTGGCGGCGTGCTCGAGCGGGGCGCCGTGGAGGCGGCCGTCCGGCGGCTCATGCGGAGCGAGGAGGGGGATGAGATGAGGGGGCGAGCCCAGGAGCTCCGGAGCAGAGCGGCGGAGGCCATCGCCGAGGGTGGGTCGTCTCGCCACAGTGTCGATAAGCTAGTGAACCACATCATGTCGCTGTGGAAGTGA
- the LOC123130157 gene encoding DIMBOA UDP-glucosyltransferase BX8 has product MAPGEANAATAGGPSRRRRRRVLLFPLPYQGHINPMFQLAGLLHARGFAVTVFHARFNAPDPSRHPAYDFVPVPEGLPAAGPGTIVETLEHILALNGSLEAPFRERLAALLECPGARDEVACLVADAHLLTLVDVARRLAVPALVLRTGSAACFRNFVANPMLCDRGYLPVSGESELDAPVRELPPYRVRDLMGADSRSRHGHDLMCKLLSRAVEAVRASAGFILNTFDALEAADLAATRRDLAGVPVFDVGPLHKLSPASSSSLLQQDRSCLDWLDAQAPASVLYISFGSLASMSGEDLAEAAWGVADSGQPFLWALRPGLARGAALPDGFAAATGDRGLVVGWAPQEEVLAHRAVGGFWTHGGWNSALEGACGGVPMLCRPCFGDQMGNARHVEHVWRAGIALDGGGVLERGAVEAAVRRLMRGEEGEGMRGRARELRSRAAAAVADGGSSRLSVDKLVNHILSL; this is encoded by the coding sequence ATGGCGCCGGGAGAAGCAAACGCGGCCACCGCCGGCggcccgtcccgccgccgccgccgccgcgtgctgCTCTTCCCGCTCCCGTACCAGGGCCACATCAACCCCATGTTCCAGCTCGCGGGCCTCCTCCACGCGCGCGGCTTCGCGGTCACCGTCTTCCACGCCCGCTTCAACGCGCCCGACCCGTCCCGCCACCCGGCCTACGACTTCGTCCCCGTCCCCGAGGGCCTGCCGGCGGCCGGCCCCGGCACGATCGTGGAGACCCTCGAGCACATCCTCGCCCTCAACGGCTCCCTCGAGGCGCCGTTCCGGGAGCGCCTGGCCGCGCTGCTGGAGTGCCCCGGCGCCCGGGACGAGGTCGCGTGCCTGGTCGCCGACGCGCACCTGCTGACCCTCGTGGACGTGGCGCGGCGGCTGGCCGTGCCGGCGCTGGTGCTGCGCACCGGCAGCGCTGCCTGCTTCCGCAACTTCGTGGCCAACCCCATGCTCTGCGACAGGGGCTACCTCCCGGTGAGCGGTGAGTCGGAGCTGGACGCGCCGGTGAGGGAGCTGCCGCCGTACCGCGTCCGGGACCTGATGGGCGCCGACAGCAGAAGTCGTCACGGGCACGATCTGATGTGCAAGCTGCTGTCCCGGGCGGTCGAGGCGGTGCGGGCCTCGGCGGGGTTCATCCTCAACACCTTCGACGCGCTGGAGGCCGCCGACCTGGCGGCGACccggcgagacctcgccggcgtGCCCGTGTTCGACGTCGGCCCGCTCCACAAGCTCTCCCCGGCGTCGTCCAGCAGCCTCCTGCAGCAGGACCGCTCCTGCCTCGACTGGCTGGACGCGCAGGCCCCGGCGTCCGTGCTCTACATCAGCTTCGGCAGCCTGGCGAGCATGAGCGGCGAGGACCTggccgaggcggcgtggggcgtGGCCGACAGCGGCCAGCCGTTCCTGTGGGCGCTCCGGCCGGGGCTCGCCCGCGGCGCCGCCCTGCCCGACGGGTTCGCCGCGGCGACCGGAGACCGTGGACTGGTGGTGGGCTGGGCGCCGCAGGAGGAGGTGCTGGCGCACCGCGCCGTGGGCGGGTTCTGGACGCACGGCGGGTGGAACTCGGCGCTGGAGGGCGCGTGCGGGGGCGTGCCGATGCTCTGCCGGCCCTGCTTCGGCGACCAGATGGGCAACGCGAGGCACGTGGAGCACGTGTGGCGCGCGGGCATCGCGCTGGACGGCGGCGGCGTGCTCGAGCGGGGCGCGGTGGAGGCGGCCGTCCGGCGGCTGATGCGgggcgaggagggggaggggatgAGGGGGCGTGCCCGGGAGCTCCGGAGCAGGGCGGCCGCGGCCGTCGCCGATGGCGGGTCGTCCCGGCTCAGCGTCGACAAGCTGGTGAACCACATCCTGTCGCTGTGA
- the LOC123131843 gene encoding AUGMIN subunit 4, producing MSKAAAAAAAAASLPPPPPEVAHLVEQLQRHHLAPDASLLSSSAHSDLLQAREEVAAERARYLEALAVYAEAMAMVEEYQHATAAGSAGAAKKLNCSPEVYESLEHHLAVAEAAQRLRLPLLSQDGEVHEEEIEKLSTLSRVSFDSTGTSATPSSTSISTGYNNYGSTGSALTVGAAAGGGGSELVEPGAGGVRDRFLGITSDYLYQVQQQQPAMTVDMVEYQRSVAREIEARLEAKCDALADLFAMDERDSSSINQISSARLPERVKLIIEGIEKEESLLLEDLASMDRKFAEHYNVLEQILAVLIQFVKDKKLEHQHQYDDVKKTWLIKRCRTMNAKLSYLEHHLLRDTYTKETVPALHRIRKYLVEATKEASNSYNEAVSRLREYQGVDPHFDVIARQYHEIVKKLEGMQWTIHQVEMDLKPASS from the exons ATGtccaaggccgccgccgccgccgccgccgcggcgtccCTGCCACCACCGCCTCCGGAGGTGGCTCACCTGGTGGAGCAGCTCCAGCGCCACCACCTCGCCCCGGACGCCTCCCTCCTCTCCAGCTCCGCCCACTCCGACCTCCTCCAG GCGCGCGAGGAGGtcgcggcggagcgcgcgcgctACCTCGAGGCCCTG GCGGTGTACGCggaggcgatggccatggtggaggaGTACCAGCACGCGACCGCCGCGGGCAGCGCCggtgccgccaagaagctcaactGCTCCCCGGAG GTGTACGAGTCTCTGGAGCACCATTTGGCGGTAGCGGAGGCGGCCCAGAGGTTGAGGCTCCCGCTGCTCTCGCAGGACGGGGAGGTGCATGAGGAGGAGATAGAAAAGCTGAGCACCTTGTCAAGGGTTTCATTTGACAGTACCGGAACAAGTGCCACGCCCAGCTCAACCTCAATCTCGACTGGCTACAATAACTATGGCAGCACCGGTAGTGCATTGACTGTTGGTGCTGCCGCTGGTGGTGGTGGTTCGGAGCTGGTTGAGCCAGGCGCAGGTGGTGTTCGTGATCGTTTTCTTGGGATAACATCGGATTATCTCTATCAGGTGCAGCAACAGCAGCCAGCCATGACTGTG GACATGGTCGAGTATCAGAGATCTGTGGCCAGAGAGATTGAGGCTCGGTTAGAAGCTAAGTGTGACGCTTTAGCTGATCTTTTTGCAATGGATGAAAGGG ATTCGTCATCCATCAATCAGATTTCAAGTGCCAGGCTTCCAGAAAG GGTGAAATTAATTATCGAAGGAATAGAAAAGGAAGAGTCCCTTCTACTGGAGGATCTTGCTTCGATGGACAGGAAATTTGCTGAGCACTATAAT GTCCTGGAGCAAATTCTTGCTGTACTTATACAGTTTGTTAAAGACAAGAAGTTAGAACACCAGCACCAATAT GATGATGTGAAGAAGACCTGGCTTATTAAAAGATGCCGTACTATGAATGCTAAACTAAG CTACCTGGAGCACCATCTCTTGCGTGACACCTACACGAAGGAAACAGTACCTGCATTGCATAGAATCAG GAAATATCTTGTGGAGGCAACGAAAGAAGCATCCAATTCGTATAATGAAGCG GTCTCACGGCTCCGCGAGTACCAAGGCGTAGACCCGCACTTTGACGTGATCGCGAGGCAGTACCATGAGATCGTGAAG AAACTGGAGGGCATGCAGTGGACGATCCACCAGGTGGAGATGGATCTGAAGCCGGCCTCATCATGA
- the LOC123131840 gene encoding syntaxin-51, with the protein MASSADPWVREYGEAARLADDVASMVADRAALPQSGPEVMRHTSAIRRKITILGTRLDSLEGMLARLPPKSITDKELNKRRDTLSNLKSRAKQMAESFNMSTFANREDLLGQSKKAADDMSRVAGLDNQGIVGLQRQIMKEQDEGLEKLEQTVLSTKHIALAVNEELDLHARLIDDLDDHVDGTNSRLQRVQKRLAVLNKRAKGGCSCMSLLLSTVGIVMLVVIVWLLIKYL; encoded by the exons ATGGCGTCGTCCGCGGATCCGTGGGTGCGGGAGtacggcgaggcggcgcggctggCCGACGACGTTGCCTCCATGGTCGCCGACCGTGCGGCGCTCCCGCAGTCCGGGCCCGAGGTCATGCGCCACACCTCCGCCATCCGCCGCAAGATCACCATCCTCGGGACCAGGCTGGACAGCCTCGAGGGGATGCTGGCCAGGCTTCCCCCCAAATCCAT CACGGACAAGGAGCTGAATAAGCGCCGAGACACGCTTTCAAATTTGAAATCTAGAGCAAAACAGATGGCAGAGAGTTTCAACATGTCGACCTTTGCCAACAG GGAGGATTTGCTTGGTCAGAGTAAGAAAGCTGCTGATGACATGAGCAGAGTAGCCGGGTTGGATAACCAAGGGATTGTTGGCCTTCAGAGGCAAATCATGAAAG AACAAGATGAGGGTCTTGAGAAGCTGGAACAGACGGTGCTGAGCACAAAACATATTGCGTTAGCAGTCAATGAGGAACTTGACCTGCATGCAAGACTGATT GATGACCTAGACGACCATGTGGATGGTACAAACTCGCGTCTTCAG CGTGTGCAAAAGAGGCTTGCGGTTCTGAACAAGCGCGCCAAGGGTGGCTGCTCCTGCATGTCCCTGCTGCTGTCCACCGTTGGTATAGTGATGCTTGTGGTTATTGTCTGGCTCCTCATCAAGTATCTGTAA
- the LOC123131844 gene encoding glutathionyl-hydroquinone reductase YqjG produces MPGLVPSSSSAHLLSRSLAAARTLSAAAGYSSSPSPSSSVKMARSALDEVTDTGAFDRTPSTFRSFVSRDASARFPAVAGRYHLYVSYACPWASRCLAYLKLKGLDHAISFSSVKPIFERTRESDDHLGWVFPATADEVPGASPDPFNGAKSVRDLYEIASTNYTGKPTVPVLWDKQLKTVVNNESSEIIRMLNAEFNDIAENPGLDLNPAHLQGSIDEVNGLVYDAINNGVYKCGFAKKQGPYDEAVTRLYEALDKCEEILGKQRYMCGNQLTEADVRLFVTLIRFDEVYAVHFKCNKKLLREYPNLFNYTKDMYQIPGISSTVNMEHIRKHYYGSHPSINPYGIIPQGPNIDYNAPHDRERLFL; encoded by the exons ATGCCGGGTCTTGtcccctcctcctcatccgcccACCTCCTCTCCCGCAGCCTCGCCGCCGCCAGGacgctctccgccgccgccggttactcctcctccccctccccctcctcttccgTCAAG ATGGCGCGCTCGGCGCTGGACGAGGTGACCGACACCGGCGCGTTCGACCGGACGCCGTCCACCTTCCGGAGCTTCGTGTCGAGGGACGCCTCCGCCCGCTTCCCCGCGGTGGCGGGCAGGTACCACCTCTACGTCTCCTACGCCTGCCCCTGGGCGTCCCGCTGCctcgcctacctcaagctcaagggCCTCGACCACGCCATCAGCTTCTCG TCGGTGAAGCCCATCTTCGAGCGGACCAGGGAGTCGGACGACCACCTGGGGTGGGTGTTCCCGGCCACCGCCGACGAGGTGCCCGGCGCCAGCCCCGACCCCTTCAACGGCGCCAAGAGCGTCAGGGATCTGTACGAGATCGCGAGCACCAACTACACCGGCAAACCGACTGTCCCC GTGCTGTGGGACAAGCAGCTGAAGACGGTGGTGAACAACGAGAGCAGCGAGATCATCCGGATGCTCAACGCCGAGTTCAACGACATCGCCGAGAACCCCGGGCTGGACCTCAACCCGGCGCACCTCCAGGGCTCCATCGACGAGGTCAACGGCCTCGTCTACGACGCCATCAACAACGGCGTCTACAAGTGCGGCTTCGCCAAGAAGCAGGGGCCATACGACGAGGCCGTCACGAGGCTGTACGAAGCTCTGGACAAGTGCGAGGAGATCCTGGGCAAGCAGCGGTACATGTGCGGCAACCAGCTCACGGAGGCCGACGTCCGCCTCTTCGTCACGCTCATAAGATTTGACGAG GTTTACGCGGTTCACTTCAAGTGCAACAAGAAGCTGCTGAGGGAGTACCCCAACCTGTTCAACTACACCAAGGACATGTACCAGATCCCCGGGATCAGCAGCACGGTGAACATGGAGCACATCAGGAAGCACTACTACGGGAGCCACCCCTCCATCAACCCCTACGGGATCATCCCCCAAGGCCCCAACATCGATTACAATGCGCCACATGACAGAGAAAGGCTGTTCCTGTAA
- the LOC123131841 gene encoding mast cell carboxypeptidase A isoform X2, whose translation MAPSAPPPPPLARRLVALALALALAALVSPASAARKIPASVTPISRDLYRPRRFIVFQSFGQHGRELITSELALSLLYILTEKRKIAGVDLSSFEKILEHLVIKVVPIENFNGRKRVEAGEICDRRNGRGVDLNRNWSVDWGKKEKDYNPFEEDPGTAPFSEPEAQIMQELSKSFKPHIWVNVHSGMEALFMPYDHKNTTPDGAPSHLMRSVLENVNHRNFQDSCLVGSGGGAVGYLAHGTTTDYLYDIAKVPMPFTFEIYGDEKASTDDCFKMFNPVDKITFDRVINKWCMAFLILFEEGLRTLPDDQVVSQGALDNWVPMGGEILERNMDQKSGGENGKLEGLDLGMQELKTYFRLFMLSTFLLMFMFCSRISKNRSRDSDEQSTA comes from the exons ATGGCGCCCTccgcgcccccgcccccgcccctcgcCCGCCGGCTCGTGGCCCTGGCCCtggccctcgccctcgccgccctcgTTTCCCCCGCCTCCGCCGCCAGGAAGATCCCGGCCTCCGTCACCCCGATCTCGCGGGACCTCTACCGCCCCAG AAGGTTCATTGTCTTCCAGAGCTTTGGGCAGCATGGCAGAGAACTTATTACCTCTGAACTTGCATTAAGTCTGCTCTACATTTTGACGGAGAAGCGCAAAATTGCCGGTGTGGATCTATCATCCTTTGAGAAAATTCTGGAGCACCTTGTGATCAAA GTGGTGCCAATTGAAAATTTTAATGGCCGTAAGCGCGTTGAAGCAGGGGAGATTTGTGATAGGAGAAATG gaagaggagttgatcttaACAGAAATTGGAGCGTTGATTGGGGAAAGAAGGAAAAG GATTATAACCCATTTGAGGAGGATCCTGGTACTGCTCCTTTCAGTGAACCTGAGGCCCAGATCATGCAAGAACTATCCAAGTCATTTAAACCGCATATCTGGGTGAATGTGCATTCTGGAATGGAG GCATTATTTATGCCATATGACCACAAGAATACTACACCAGATGGAGCGCCTTCTCACTTGATGAGGTCAGTTTTAGAGAATGTGAACCATCGCAATTTCCAAGACAGCTGCCTAGTTGGATCAGGTGGTGGAGCTGTAGG GTACCTTGCACATGGGACTACAACTGATTATCTGTATGACATTGCGAAGGTGCCAATGCCTTTCACATTTGAG ATATATGGAGATGAGAAAGCATCCACCGATGACTGCTTCAAAATGTTCAACCCTGTTGACAAGATAACATTTGAT AGAGTCATTAACAAGTGGTGCATGGCGTTTCTCATACTTTTCGAGGAAGGGCTGCGAACCCTACCCGACGATCAAGTAGTATCCCAAGGAGCACTGGATAACTGGGTCCCTATGGGAGGAGAGATTTTGGAGAGAAATATGGACCAAAAGAGCGGCGGTGAAAATGGGAAACTTGAAGGCCTTGACCTCGGAATGCAGGAGCTAAAAACCTACTTTAGGTTATTTATGCTATCGACATTCCTGCTGATGTTCATGTTCTGCTCGAGGATATCAAAAAACAGGAGCAGAGACTCAG ATGAACAAAGTACAGCATGA